The genome window GCCCCACAACCACCTTGTTAAATGGCTAGTCAGAGAAACCACATTTTTGACAAATCATTAGGTGAAAACACTATATATTTCTAAATCATAATTGATTGGATACTGTGGTAAGGTAATTTCACATACACACCTCTCTGGCATGGTACAATTCTGCATTGTGCCCAGAACATATTCACAACCATGTATCAGCCCATGTACAGACCAAAATTTGTCCCAACTATATGTCAGCAATTCTAGGATGTGTTGCCATGCTCATGCAGAAGCTTTTCTGGTGCGAATGCCAATTGGCATGACCATTCTTGTTTGGAAAAAGCACTGGACCACATTAGGAGGTGAACACAATGGTTGTAAAGATCATAGTCTAAACACTGTGTTCTCTTACAGCCAATCAGGGTATAAGTGTTGGACTGCAGCTATAgaattttgttgcaaaattgaggACCCAAACAACTTGGTTTCGATGACAAAGAAGCATGTTAGTTTTTGAGATAAAGCACTTATAAATGTTGAGTTTCTAAGaatggaaaaaagaagaagactcattaagttagaaatatgtaAAACTTCCTATGCCCCCAGTGAATTTGAACAAACAAAATCATGTAATCAGCAACTTTTAATCGTGGAGATTAATATGAATATCAGGGAGCCTCTAGTGGGTATACAGTTCTATAAACTCAAGGGACCTAGTTGGTATTCATGTCAAGTTTTTGCATGAACCTTAATTGGTTTATAAAAGCCACTCTGCGGCATCACACTATTTTACCATGGAATTCTGTTCTATCGGATATAGAACATATTGCATCGAAAGAATTTCTTTGAAAAAACTAGACATCAGGCATCAGGGATGAGGCCAACAGTACATGCCAAATATGCACAAAGAGGACAAGAGAATCTAGAAAGCAAATATTGTTTACTCAGCATCAATATGAGCATTAACAAATATCAATGTAGTAAAAGTTGCATATTTGCTTCTGGGTAATGATGGGAAGAGAAACATTGCCAGGTAATACTTGAGATGAATTGCCAAGTCTGATCTACTATGTATAAAGGATGATCCAAAATCTTGCTATGTCCATGTCAGGTTCTTGTCAAGACTCAAAGTATTTATGACAAGCATGATACACAATcatatacaacacacacacatggATCTACATGATTTATATGTAGAACATGCATGCCATATACATAAGGCTGCTGGACATGTTTCTAGCATTTTAGTAAATGGCCATCATTTAAGATAAATGATTGTTATGCTTCTCATGAATTACATACAAATTGTACAAAGTACATCTTCATGTggattaatataataaattattctATAACTATTCGATTTACTATCATGTTCAGCTATATTGTCTTTTTTATAGATTTGCTGTGCCAGCATATCTATAATGGGTCAAGTGGTGTCCATGACCCACATCCATGCTTAGCTAATTTTAACAAGCTAAGAACATTCAACCAAAGATGGCAAAAGCATCTTTCCTTGGTGCACATTTGTGGAGACAACTTAGCACTGAACTGTGAGAAACTAAGTTCAAAAGAACAAAACTAGAGACAAGGGCAATACATCAAGTTTGTAATGCACGAGCCAGCATGGTGCTTCCATGTAAAGCAAGGTAATAACAATGAAGACAAACTAAGAAAGAAACAGGAAAAGAATGCCAGTGCTTCCATGTAAAGCAAGGTAATAACAATGAAGACAAACTAAGAAAGAAACAGGAAAAGAATGCCATACTTCTTCAATAAACTCAAAATCCACAAAAGCAGTGCCAGCTTGCACATTGAGAGATCTTTCCTTAATTAACGCTTCTAAGCTTGATAATGTATAACCCTTGGGAAGCACACCAAGCAAATAGGCTATTAAGAAATGACCAGCTTCATGCTGTATCACATATATCCATCTTCAAAGGGTTAGGACCATACCTTCGATAACACTCCAGAACAATTAAATCTGATATCTTTAATAGTATGGTAAAACTTTACCTGAATAACTCTCTGGTGATATTTCTGACTTACTTTGTGCCCAATGGTGTCAAGCACCAAATTCCTGACTCCTCCGTTGAAATagatctacaatgacaaaaaaaagaagagatgatTTGGATAACTCTGTTTTGCTGAGAACAATAGACCCACAGCAATCTCCCCAAAGCTACGAGAATCATTCTTTTAAGAAGTGACTTTAGTCTCTGCATGTATGTTTAGGAATAATTCTCTATTATCATTGGCAACTAGCACCTATGAAGAATATAGACACTGAAAAAATACATGCATATACAAATAGATAGATTAACAatatagaaaagaaaatatgcaaAAATAAGCTAGGATAAATgcctatatatacaaatacacatACAAGTGCATGCCAAGTGCATATATGTGAACTAGTGTACCATATTAGCAGGATCAACATGTTAATCCAACATGACATTGTCAGCCATGGTGCCAAACTaagatccaccgatccaccagctAGACTGATAAATGCCTACAAATCAAGATACTCTTTTGCAGTTATTATGGCCTACATCAAGGTTTTGATTGCCATGCAGACAAAGCTCAGACTGCAGCCAAGTTTCCATCTGATAATCTATCAACATTTTTCATCCTACAGAAGTCGAAAATGCTTTCAAGGACAAACAAAAAATTGAACTGCAAATAGAGTTCAAGCGCTCAAATGAACAGCGATGAGTAAGAAAAGAACTTGGTAAGTAGCTAGTACTCAGAAAAGCAATCTAAGAAGATCTTTCACCTCCATTTTGGACAGACCATTGCTGTTGCAACTGTTAAAACATTTGTCAATATTCCAAAGAGTTATGTAACACAAAACACATATGTCATATGCATGAATATAATCAGTATATCCCATAGCAAAAGAAGCTTTAGCAAGGTTCAACATCAGTAAAATATCATGATTATCAATCTTGCAATGTCACTAAAAAGAAGTATTACTGCCCACATAAGTAATAATATTGGTTAACTCACCAAATCTAATGACCAAAGGAACAGTAAACCGAGTGAAAAATACAATATCTGTGCTGGAGAAAACCCAAGAGCAAACCATGCAGAAACACCTCCTAAAACTGCAGCAAGCTGAAGATTTCTCTCTATCGAGCCCAGTGTTACATCAATTGgtgataaaaaggaagaagtgtcAATTCCATTAAGCTTCAGTTCATCCAAGCTGTAGAGTCTTTGTGGTACCTACATCACAAATTCCACACAGTCAACAAAAAACTGGTACGAGTAATTAAGATTTGGAACAAGCTAATCTTGTAAACACCTCATTAATTTTACCCAAAGGGGAAACAAGCCACATAAATGCTTACAGATAAAGAGAACCATTTGGATTTAACTAAAAAGGATTTTTATTTAAGTATCAAAAGAACATAAACTTCTCTTGCCTTGGTTTACCTGATGAGTCCTATAATTTATTGCCACACAAAATATACCTGGCCATGCCCAGCACTTAACCTCCAACATAACTCCAAGCTCTTCCAGCAATAGCATATAAAcatcatttataatatatatatatatatatatatatatatatatatatatatatatacgatctTACAAAAACAATTCAAAAGATTAAAAATTTGAGTGATTTTTTCATAATTCTTTAAAACAGCAAGTGTTCTGATTTAACTCTGATAAGAGCATATCAGCACATCTTCTGTGTGGTCTGTCTAGTCATCCTTATTCAACCCTCTCTTCCAACAAGTCCCTCACATCAGTGATGTGAGGCCACCTGATTTCATGCTTTTCCCAAAACAGTCAAGCTCATCATGAACAAATAGTTAAATGTAGTTTGACAGGCTAGAAATCATATCAGTCACGCCGAAGGTAttttatatacatataaacaCAAATAATGGATGTAACATTCAGCTTTATGCTctcattcataaaaaaaaatagcaCCATATTATAATAGATGAAATGCAAGTTGACAATCAGAGCATCAAGCATCCCATGTCAGCAAGAGCTTTTTGCAACTGTCCCAAAGCAATTTGTGGTATCCAATCTCTTTAATTGCACGAGCATTAGGTATGACAATGAAGTGGTTTCAAGAGCAATTCCCACATCTACAGAGCCACGAGTTACTATTTGCCCAAAACCTTTGGCTGTGAAATTATATAATGCAATGGATGCAACAGATTGATATGAGACTACACAATTTCAATATTCACCCCATCAAATTCCAGTTTGGCTTAGCTTACTATTTGCCCAAAACCTCTGGCTGCAAAAGTATATAATCCAACAGATGCACCAAATTGGTCTGAGATTACATAATTTCAATATATTCATCCCATCAAATTCCATTATGGCTTAGCTTTCATTGGTCTGCTTTCATTGGTCTGCCACCAAAAACAATCtaaccatacatcaaaataatttcAATCAATCGAAGTGAGAAAAAACTCAGCAATCAACAAATAACTTCAACTACATAACCTCATTGATAGATTATCTCAGAAAATTAGATGCTTATATATTATGCGTATAGTTGCCAATTCAAAATCGAAGATAATTTGGCCAATGAACATAAGCTGCAACACAGAATGAGGACcaacataaaaaaataatcttaggTGTTCCATCTAATGCATCACTCTCATTTCGTTTTAGCTGAAATGTAAACTACTGATAACTTTCTAATCACCTTCATCATCGTAAATAGCTGATAGCAGCTAAAATcatgaagatctctcttattcttCCTCTTGGTTACTATTTCATTGAACATTAACTAAAGACTCACttataaatcaagaaaaagtgGAAACCCTCTTTCACATCGTCCAGTTGAGTGCTCATTGGAAGAAAACTGATAAATCAAAAGAAAAGAACACTCAACAGGAATCCACACAACATAGAAACAGATTGCAGAACACTAATATCAAGACAAATAACCTGTCTTGCTGTTCCAAAGCACCGAAGGCCCCCTGGCTTCCCATGTGTCTCATTGATAAGAGATAGAGCTCCCCTCTCATTTCCCTTCTTTAGCTCCTCATCAACTCGTTCTAAAAGCTGCAACCGCAAGCTTCCAGAATCAATAGAATCTACAGCTGGCTCAGGAGAATTTACAGCTCTGACAGTTAACAATCTTAATTTGAGAGGAAGAGGGCCATGATAACAGAATGTCATACTCATATCCCTTAGTGCTGGGATAGCTTTGAAGGTGGATGAGGCAATTTAAAAGGCAAGAACAATGGAGGAAACAGATGCATGATTCTACACCACAAATATTCCTAAGATACAAATAAGTGTACCAAACGGATATCTACCCTGAAAGCGACTCTAAACAAGAATTACAAATCTGGTCCACCAAAAAATGATTAATGTGAAAAGTAGAAATCACACAGCTGAAATGATAACAAAGCAACCAAAGCTTACTTATGCTTCAAATAGGCTTTATCAATTAGTAATCACAAGAATCACTGATTCAGTCAACCAGTACGATTCAATTGAATGGAGACAGAAAGTGATACTTTGGACCTAAATGGCACATAAGATCGAAGACAAGGGAAAATAGATCCCATATAAAAGAAATAATTTGGAATTACCCTCTCATACTACGATGAGTGTATTGAACAAAATACCAAAAGGTGCTACATCATCAAGCACACTCCACAAATCATATTCCCATCACACCACAATATTGTCTTCACAAAACTAAAACTCTTGTGACGCAGATCCAATATCACCCTTCCCTTTCCCCGCCTTACTGGGCAGTAGGGTCTGATGGATATTGGGCAAGACACCACCACTAGCAATCGTGACAGCCCCCAAAAGCTTGCTCAACTCCTCGTCATTCCTCACAGCAAGCTGTATGTGCCTCGGGACGATCCTATTCTTCTTATTATCCCTCGCCGCATTCCCAGCCAACTCCAAAACCTAAAACAAGCCAAATCCAAATCATATTAAGGAACAAGACAAAATCACAACATTTATAGCAAAGGGGACCGGATCACCAACCTCGGCGGCAAGGTACTCGAGGACGGCGGCGAGGTAAACAGGGGCGCCGGCACCGACGCGTTCGGCGTACTTGCCGGCCTTGAGGAACCGGGCGATGCGGCCAACAGGGAACTGGAGGCCAGCCTTCTGCGATCGGGATACGGACTTCGACGACTTGGCCTTGCCTCGGCCGCCCTTCGCTGGCGCTGCGGAGCTCATCTCTGGTAGTTCTCGGATCGATTAGAAAACCCTAACGAGGACAAAGACGGCGAACGAGATCAATGGCGAGGCGTGCGAAAACGCTGGTGCGATCGCTTCGTGAGGGCTTGGGTATATATAGAGCTGCGAACGGTAGGGTTATTTGGAGGAGATCTTTGA of Musa acuminata AAA Group cultivar baxijiao chromosome BXJ2-3, Cavendish_Baxijiao_AAA, whole genome shotgun sequence contains these proteins:
- the LOC135608145 gene encoding histone H2AX; the encoded protein is MSSAAPAKGGRGKAKSSKSVSRSQKAGLQFPVGRIARFLKAGKYAERVGAGAPVYLAAVLEYLAAEVLELAGNAARDNKKNRIVPRHIQLAVRNDEELSKLLGAVTIASGGVLPNIHQTLLPSKAGKGKGDIGSASQEF
- the LOC135608143 gene encoding uncharacterized protein LOC135608143, producing MSMTFCYHGPLPLKLRLLTVRAVNSPEPAVDSIDSGSLRLQLLERVDEELKKGNERGALSLINETHGKPGGLRCFGTARQVPQRLYSLDELKLNGIDTSSFLSPIDVTLGSIERNLQLAAVLGGVSAWFALGFSPAQILYFSLGLLFLWSLDLIYFNGGVRNLVLDTIGHKVSQKYHQRVIQHEAGHFLIAYLLGVLPKGYTLSSLEALIKERSLNVQAGTAFVDFEFIEEINTGKVSAKMLNRFSCIALAGVATEYLLFGHSEGGLADIDKLDTLLKSLGFTQKKADSQVRWAVLNTILLLRRHEKARSLLAEAMSLGKSVGSCIDVIENSIEAADV